One region of Ornithinibacter aureus genomic DNA includes:
- the rsmH gene encoding 16S rRNA (cytosine(1402)-N(4))-methyltransferase RsmH, whose protein sequence is MTSPGDAAQRHVPVLRDRIVDLLEPALSVEGAVCVDATLGMGGHAEALLERCPSARVIGVDRDEQALALAGERLARFGDRFLGVHAVYDEIADVVEAHTDGVAHGILFDLGVSSLQLDQPDRGFAYRHDAPLDMRMDQSSGITAAEVLNTYSHGDLARILKTYGEERFAGRIASAVLREREKEPFTTSARLVEVLRTAIPAASQRSGGHPAKRTFQALRIEVNAELSVWERAIDAAIGVLAPGGRIAVLSYHSLEDRITKQAFARGATSRTPAGMPVELPELAAYLRLLTRGAEVPDEQEQHDNPRSASARLRAAERLTSSNGATA, encoded by the coding sequence ATGACCAGCCCAGGAGATGCCGCCCAGCGGCACGTTCCGGTGCTGCGGGACCGCATCGTGGACCTCCTCGAGCCCGCCCTGTCCGTCGAGGGGGCGGTCTGCGTCGACGCCACCTTGGGCATGGGAGGCCACGCCGAGGCGCTCCTCGAACGCTGCCCGTCGGCTCGAGTCATCGGAGTCGACCGTGACGAGCAGGCCCTGGCCCTGGCCGGCGAGCGACTGGCCCGCTTCGGTGACCGCTTCCTCGGCGTCCACGCGGTCTACGACGAGATCGCCGACGTCGTCGAGGCGCACACCGACGGTGTGGCCCACGGCATCCTGTTCGACTTGGGGGTCTCCTCCCTCCAGCTCGACCAGCCCGACCGGGGTTTTGCCTACCGGCACGACGCGCCCCTGGACATGCGAATGGACCAGTCGTCGGGGATCACGGCCGCCGAGGTGCTGAACACCTACTCCCACGGAGACCTCGCGCGGATCCTGAAGACGTACGGCGAGGAGCGCTTCGCCGGCCGCATCGCCTCCGCGGTCCTGCGTGAGCGGGAGAAGGAGCCGTTCACCACCTCCGCCCGCCTCGTCGAGGTGTTGCGGACCGCCATCCCGGCCGCCTCGCAGCGCAGTGGCGGACACCCTGCCAAGCGGACCTTCCAGGCGCTGCGCATCGAGGTCAACGCGGAGCTCTCGGTGTGGGAGCGCGCGATCGACGCCGCGATCGGCGTGCTCGCTCCGGGCGGGCGGATCGCGGTGCTGTCCTACCACTCGCTGGAGGACCGCATCACCAAGCAGGCGTTTGCCCGCGGTGCGACCAGCCGCACCCCCGCCGGGATGCCGGTCGAGCTGCCCGAGCTCGCCGCCTACCTACGACTGCTGACCCGCGGGGCCGAGGTCCCGGACGAGCAGGAACAGCACGACAACCCCCGATCCGCCTCGGCCCGCCTGCGCGCAGCCGAACGACTGACCTCCTCGAACGGAGCCACCGCATGA
- the mraZ gene encoding division/cell wall cluster transcriptional repressor MraZ, with protein MQEFLGTHTPRLDDKGRLFLPARYRADLSEGLVITTGQENCLYVFPTAEFHRISAQMAAAPSSSKNVRDLVRVFRARAHSDTPDRQGRVTIPAPLRAYAGLERECTVIGNGNRLEVWDTARWDSYLDEVMPAYSSYSVETEEVVPGL; from the coding sequence GTGCAGGAGTTCCTGGGTACCCACACGCCCCGACTCGACGACAAGGGGCGGCTCTTCCTCCCCGCCCGCTACCGCGCGGACCTCTCCGAGGGCCTGGTCATCACCACCGGGCAGGAGAACTGCCTCTACGTGTTCCCCACGGCCGAGTTCCACCGCATCTCCGCGCAGATGGCCGCGGCCCCCAGCTCGTCGAAGAACGTGCGCGACCTCGTTCGCGTGTTCCGCGCCCGAGCGCACTCCGACACCCCCGACCGCCAGGGCCGCGTCACGATTCCCGCGCCGCTGCGCGCCTACGCCGGGCTGGAGCGCGAGTGCACCGTCATCGGCAACGGCAACCGGCTCGAGGTCTGGGACACCGCCCGTTGGGACTCCTACCTCGACGAGGTCATGCCCGCGTACTCCAGCTACTCGGTCGAGACCGAGGAGGTGGTCCCCGGACTCTGA
- a CDS encoding AAA family ATPase, protein MDDHRRTSTDSDAPAPARGASLDTVLQVSASLAATMNAVIEGKQSVVRTAITVLLAEGHLLVEDVPGVGKTLLAKTLARTIDCRVSRVQFTPDLLPSDITGVSVFNQDVRDFEFRPGAIFANVVVGDEINRASPKTQSALLESMEEGQVTVDGTTYALPRPFIVMATQNPIEMEGTYPLPEAQRDRFMARISMGYPSARAELDMLDVHGGASPLDALQPVTDAATVSAMVRAVREVHASPSVRQYIVDLTHATRSSSALRLGASPRATIHLLRASRAHAALAGRDHVLPDDVQQVAVPVLAHRLIPTGETQMAHRSTADVVQDLLQRVRVPSPTR, encoded by the coding sequence CTGGACGACCACCGCCGAACCTCGACCGATTCGGACGCGCCGGCGCCGGCGCGGGGTGCCTCCCTCGACACGGTCCTGCAGGTGTCGGCGTCGCTGGCGGCCACCATGAACGCCGTCATCGAGGGCAAGCAGTCCGTGGTCCGCACCGCGATCACCGTGCTGCTCGCCGAGGGCCACCTTCTCGTCGAGGACGTCCCCGGGGTGGGCAAGACCCTGCTCGCAAAGACCCTCGCCCGCACCATCGACTGCCGGGTGAGCAGGGTGCAGTTCACCCCCGACCTGCTCCCCAGCGACATCACCGGGGTCTCGGTCTTCAACCAGGACGTTCGTGACTTCGAGTTCCGGCCCGGCGCGATCTTCGCCAACGTCGTCGTCGGCGATGAGATCAACCGCGCCTCACCCAAGACCCAGAGCGCACTCCTGGAGTCGATGGAGGAAGGCCAGGTCACCGTTGACGGAACGACCTACGCCCTCCCACGGCCCTTCATCGTCATGGCCACCCAGAATCCCATCGAGATGGAGGGCACCTACCCTCTCCCGGAGGCGCAGCGCGACCGCTTCATGGCGCGGATCTCGATGGGGTACCCGTCGGCCCGTGCCGAGCTCGACATGCTCGATGTCCATGGCGGGGCTTCCCCCCTCGATGCCCTCCAACCGGTCACCGACGCCGCCACCGTCTCGGCGATGGTGCGGGCGGTGCGCGAGGTGCACGCCTCCCCCTCCGTGCGCCAGTACATCGTGGACCTCACCCACGCGACGCGTTCCAGCAGCGCCCTGCGCCTCGGTGCCTCGCCCCGCGCGACGATCCACCTGCTGCGCGCGTCTCGGGCCCACGCGGCCCTGGCCGGCCGTGACCACGTCCTGCCCGACGACGTCCAGCAGGTTGCCGTCCCGGTGCTGGCCCACCGACTCATCCCCACCGGTGAGACGCAGATGGCCCACCGCAGCACAGCCGACGTCGTCCAGGACCTGCTCCAGCGAGTCCGGGTCCCCTCCCCGACGCGCTGA
- a CDS encoding DUF58 domain-containing protein produces the protein MLPLRRSLTTRGASFVGAAVVLLACGILLGQPDLTRIGVLLSAMTAMGLVLVRRHGLRLEVVRTAVPSRITIDERAVVTVRVRNGESTASPVVMAEESIDYALGDRPRFVLRSLRPGETQEVQYTVRSHSRGVHRIGPLGVRVRDPFGLTLRTSALSGDAEVVVLPRVLPLPGARSLGSGIGSEGSVPHMVALHGEDDQTVREYRDGDDLRRIHWPASARTGELMVRQEDRPAKRRAVVILDSRSTAHAGTGRASSLEWCVTMAASVTAHVVGAGYAVHLLTADARSDTGVRHDDSHEEGLETLARVTLQSPESLRAVLHAASVLTSQGGLVVFIGGPLDDVDGRALAALRQPGSSGAAIITDPASFGGHQRRGGADVASASASVAALHSNGWLATAVDAQTTASLAWGAVVGAQSVGAR, from the coding sequence GTGCTCCCGCTGCGACGCTCCCTGACCACCCGAGGTGCGTCCTTCGTCGGCGCGGCCGTGGTGCTGCTCGCCTGCGGCATCCTGCTCGGACAGCCCGACCTGACCCGGATCGGGGTGCTGCTGAGTGCCATGACGGCCATGGGGCTGGTGCTCGTGCGCCGTCACGGGTTGCGCCTGGAGGTCGTGCGGACCGCCGTCCCCAGCCGAATCACCATCGACGAGCGTGCCGTGGTGACGGTGCGGGTACGCAACGGGGAGTCCACGGCATCCCCCGTCGTCATGGCCGAGGAGTCGATCGACTACGCCCTCGGCGACCGACCGCGGTTCGTGCTGCGCTCGCTGCGGCCCGGTGAGACGCAGGAGGTGCAGTACACCGTGCGCTCCCACAGTCGGGGGGTGCACCGCATCGGACCCCTCGGCGTGCGCGTCCGGGATCCGTTCGGCCTCACCCTGCGCACATCTGCCCTGAGCGGAGACGCCGAGGTCGTCGTGCTCCCCCGCGTGTTGCCCCTGCCCGGGGCACGCTCGCTCGGCAGCGGCATCGGATCCGAGGGCTCGGTGCCCCACATGGTCGCCCTGCACGGGGAGGACGACCAGACCGTTCGCGAGTACCGCGACGGCGACGACCTGCGCCGCATCCACTGGCCGGCGAGCGCCCGCACCGGCGAGCTCATGGTGCGCCAGGAGGATCGACCGGCCAAGCGGCGAGCCGTCGTCATCCTCGACTCACGCTCCACCGCGCACGCGGGGACGGGCCGCGCGAGCTCGCTCGAGTGGTGCGTCACGATGGCCGCCTCGGTCACGGCGCACGTGGTCGGCGCGGGGTATGCCGTGCACCTCCTCACCGCCGACGCCCGGTCCGACACCGGTGTCCGGCACGACGACTCCCACGAGGAAGGGCTCGAGACCCTGGCTCGTGTCACCCTTCAGTCACCGGAGAGCCTGCGAGCGGTGCTTCACGCCGCAAGCGTGCTGACCTCGCAGGGAGGTCTGGTCGTCTTCATCGGCGGTCCGCTCGACGACGTCGACGGGCGGGCGCTCGCGGCCCTGCGCCAACCGGGCTCCAGCGGCGCCGCGATCATCACCGACCCGGCATCCTTCGGCGGCCACCAGCGGCGCGGAGGCGCCGACGTCGCCTCAGCGTCGGCGTCCGTCGCGGCGCTGCACTCCAACGGGTGGCTGGCCACCGCCGTCGACGCGCAGACCACCGCGTCGCTCGCATGGGGTGCCGTCGTCGGCGCCCAGAGCGTGGGTGCACGGTGA
- a CDS encoding transglutaminaseTgpA domain-containing protein → MNRARPIEALLAALATTAVTLPVTTLFTPNTWMRPSIVLVAVVALTGAGLRTLTSQRPLVVLGQSTALVYAAALLHGRGHLWADLVPTPETGKAFGILLTQAGETVAISAAPAPSNRGTILGISLLVGLTALAVDAIGVTYRSPALAGIPLLAAFLGSATNSGDGLAPWYAVPAALCWLALMGRQSVGSLRAWGTPAPRAGGRAGADPSTSFAATGRIVGVAALAAAVVVPTLIPHLPTTFIADGLGQSSNGRGGGGSSIQLSSTVDIARDLESRSDNPVLRYRSSSQDLQPLRVGVLDDYRRGQWQARQEFSFVPIDGQIPPPIAGPEVPRRVERIEVSDNAVGAPQVALPAGTISTSLPDGTWNVTVAGVVQATTAADSYTAEFIELDPEPGQFATGPDASQLGVDPSTLALDRRSEDEVRALLAELTDDGDSALEVAQAVQAYLRSSQFTYSLELAQDDGTLPSDPLLRFLETRRGYCVQFSTAMIMLTRAAGIPSRMAVGFLPGVADGDDRVVRVSDAHAWPELYFPQLGWVRFEPTPATQSNAAPDYSLEASDPAATATPTPSATTPTASAAPSTAPTRDLTDNGGMGAVDTGGFSPVRFVTDNALTLLGILVVVLAVSAVPFGAWLSRRRAARAARDDAERVEAQWQSLLLRLQDIGYVPPDGTTPRQASRQITKAAYLTPDEDQALGRVVATVELARYARPGTELHDVADDAQTVWRGALGRRRRVDKVRALLLPAEGRGLWRSILRFSRPGPADKDTDE, encoded by the coding sequence GTGAACCGGGCCCGGCCGATCGAGGCCCTGCTCGCGGCGCTCGCCACCACCGCCGTCACGCTCCCGGTGACCACGCTGTTCACCCCGAACACGTGGATGCGCCCGAGCATCGTCCTCGTCGCCGTGGTGGCCCTGACCGGTGCGGGATTGCGCACGCTGACCAGCCAGCGCCCCCTCGTGGTGCTCGGCCAGAGCACGGCTCTGGTCTACGCGGCAGCCCTCCTTCACGGCCGCGGGCACCTGTGGGCCGACCTGGTCCCGACGCCCGAGACCGGCAAGGCCTTCGGGATCCTGCTCACCCAGGCAGGCGAGACCGTGGCGATCTCAGCGGCACCGGCACCCTCGAACCGCGGCACCATCCTCGGGATCAGCCTCCTCGTCGGACTGACCGCCCTCGCTGTCGACGCCATCGGCGTGACCTATCGCAGCCCCGCACTGGCGGGCATCCCCCTGCTCGCCGCCTTCCTCGGGTCGGCGACGAACTCCGGCGACGGGCTGGCACCCTGGTATGCCGTTCCCGCCGCACTCTGCTGGCTCGCGCTCATGGGCCGGCAGTCCGTGGGGTCGCTGCGGGCGTGGGGCACGCCTGCGCCGCGCGCTGGCGGCCGGGCCGGCGCGGACCCGAGCACCTCCTTCGCGGCCACCGGGCGCATCGTCGGCGTCGCGGCCCTGGCGGCTGCCGTGGTGGTGCCGACGCTGATCCCCCACCTGCCGACGACGTTCATCGCCGACGGCCTCGGGCAGAGCAGCAACGGCCGGGGCGGGGGTGGGTCGAGCATCCAGCTGTCGTCGACGGTCGACATCGCCCGTGACCTCGAGAGCCGCTCGGACAACCCGGTGCTGCGCTACCGCTCCTCCTCGCAGGACCTCCAACCGCTGCGCGTCGGGGTGCTCGACGACTACCGCAGAGGCCAGTGGCAGGCCCGCCAGGAGTTCTCGTTCGTTCCGATCGACGGTCAGATCCCGCCTCCGATCGCGGGGCCCGAGGTGCCGCGCCGAGTCGAACGCATCGAGGTCAGCGACAACGCCGTGGGGGCGCCCCAGGTGGCCCTACCCGCTGGCACCATCTCGACGTCGCTGCCGGACGGCACGTGGAACGTCACCGTGGCCGGGGTCGTCCAGGCCACGACGGCCGCTGACTCCTACACCGCGGAGTTCATCGAGCTCGACCCGGAGCCAGGGCAGTTCGCCACCGGGCCCGACGCGTCACAGCTCGGCGTCGACCCCTCCACCCTCGCGCTGGACCGCCGCTCCGAGGACGAGGTGCGGGCGCTGCTCGCCGAGCTGACCGACGACGGCGACTCCGCCCTCGAGGTCGCCCAGGCGGTGCAGGCGTACCTGCGCAGCTCGCAGTTCACCTACTCCCTCGAGCTCGCCCAGGACGACGGCACCCTCCCCTCCGACCCGCTGCTGCGCTTCCTGGAGACCCGCCGCGGGTACTGCGTGCAGTTCAGCACCGCGATGATCATGCTGACCCGGGCCGCCGGCATCCCGTCGCGCATGGCTGTTGGCTTCCTGCCCGGGGTTGCCGACGGTGACGATCGGGTGGTGCGGGTCAGCGACGCCCATGCCTGGCCCGAGCTGTACTTCCCCCAGCTCGGTTGGGTGCGATTCGAGCCCACCCCCGCGACGCAGAGCAACGCGGCCCCCGACTACAGCCTCGAGGCCTCCGACCCCGCGGCCACGGCCACCCCCACGCCGAGCGCCACCACGCCCACGGCATCCGCAGCGCCCTCGACTGCTCCGACGCGCGACCTGACCGACAACGGCGGGATGGGCGCCGTCGACACCGGCGGGTTCTCCCCCGTCCGGTTCGTCACCGACAACGCCCTGACGCTGCTCGGCATCCTGGTCGTCGTCCTGGCCGTCTCGGCTGTCCCGTTCGGGGCGTGGCTCAGCCGGCGACGGGCTGCGCGAGCCGCCCGCGACGACGCCGAACGGGTCGAGGCGCAGTGGCAGAGCCTGCTGCTCCGGCTGCAGGACATCGGGTACGTGCCGCCGGACGGGACGACCCCCCGGCAGGCCTCACGCCAGATCACCAAGGCCGCGTACCTCACCCCGGACGAGGACCAAGCGCTGGGTCGTGTCGTCGCCACGGTCGAGCTGGCCCGATACGCCCGCCCGGGGACCGAGCTGCACGACGTCGCCGACGACGCACAGACCGTGTGGCGTGGGGCGCTGGGACGCCGCCGGCGGGTCGACAAGGTGCGGGCGCTGCTGCTTCCCGCCGAGGGTCGCGGCCTGTGGCGCAGCATCCTGCGGTTCAGCAGGCCCGGGCCAGCCGACAAGGACACCGACGAGTAA
- a CDS encoding RNA polymerase sigma factor → MSNTSPELGALPPEFSHEALQALIRIGAATGSVTGEQVAHAMQSAEVKPKRGRVVLSALGENGIEVVMDPAHIGVAAASARTTKKAAASASTAKKAPAKAAATKATASKAAATKATASKAAATKATATKATASKAAATKTTATKATATKATATKAAATKAAPAKATATKAAPATTTATKATVTKTAAAKTTASSTAAAKTAAAKTAAPRAARATTTRKAAAAAAGTDAPAKTTVPRRSAAAKKAAAAETEAAAEAVDEVEDDEEDDEAKKPAEPETETSGFVLRDDDEDDAPVQQVVTAGATADPVKDYLKQIGKVALLNAEQEVELAKRIEAGLFAEEKLNSGEKIDMKLKRELWWIAQDGKKAKNHLLEANLRLVVSLAKRYTGRGMLFLDLIQEGNLGLIRAVEKFDYTKGYKFSTYATWWIRQAITRAMADQARTIRIPVHMVEVINKLARVQRQMLQDLGREPTPEELAKELDMTPEKVVEVQKYGREPISLHTPLGEDGDSEFGDLIEDSEAVVPADAVSFTLLQEQLHSVLDTLSEREAGVVSMRFGLTDGQPKTLDEIGKVYGVTRERIRQIESKTMSKLRHPSRSQALRDYLD, encoded by the coding sequence GTGTCCAACACATCCCCCGAGCTCGGCGCACTTCCCCCGGAGTTCTCTCACGAGGCACTGCAGGCACTGATTCGCATCGGGGCGGCCACGGGGTCGGTGACCGGTGAACAGGTTGCCCACGCCATGCAGAGCGCTGAGGTCAAGCCCAAGCGTGGACGCGTCGTCCTGAGCGCACTCGGCGAGAATGGCATCGAGGTCGTCATGGACCCGGCCCACATCGGCGTGGCTGCTGCCTCGGCACGCACGACCAAGAAGGCCGCAGCCTCGGCGTCGACGGCGAAGAAGGCACCCGCGAAGGCGGCGGCGACGAAGGCGACTGCCAGCAAGGCCGCCGCGACCAAGGCGACTGCCAGCAAGGCCGCCGCGACCAAGGCGACTGCAACCAAGGCGACTGCCAGCAAGGCCGCCGCGACCAAGACGACTGCAACCAAGGCGACTGCAACCAAGGCGACTGCAACCAAGGCCGCGGCGACGAAGGCGGCCCCCGCGAAGGCCACGGCGACCAAGGCTGCACCGGCCACGACGACTGCCACGAAAGCAACGGTGACGAAGACCGCCGCGGCCAAGACGACGGCATCCTCGACGGCCGCTGCCAAGACCGCCGCTGCCAAGACCGCTGCGCCGCGCGCAGCTCGGGCCACCACCACCCGCAAGGCCGCTGCCGCTGCCGCCGGCACCGACGCTCCGGCGAAGACCACCGTTCCCCGTCGCAGTGCGGCCGCGAAGAAGGCTGCCGCTGCCGAGACCGAGGCGGCCGCCGAGGCCGTTGACGAGGTCGAGGACGACGAGGAGGACGACGAGGCCAAGAAGCCTGCCGAGCCGGAGACCGAGACCAGCGGCTTCGTCCTGCGCGACGACGACGAGGACGACGCACCCGTCCAGCAGGTCGTCACGGCAGGTGCCACCGCGGACCCCGTCAAGGACTACCTCAAGCAGATCGGCAAGGTCGCCCTGCTCAACGCCGAGCAGGAGGTCGAGCTCGCCAAGCGCATCGAGGCCGGCCTGTTCGCCGAGGAGAAGCTGAACTCCGGCGAGAAGATCGACATGAAGCTCAAGCGTGAGCTCTGGTGGATCGCCCAGGACGGCAAGAAGGCCAAGAACCACCTCCTCGAGGCCAACCTTCGCCTCGTGGTCTCGCTGGCCAAGCGCTACACCGGGCGCGGCATGCTCTTCCTCGACCTGATCCAGGAGGGCAACCTCGGCCTCATCCGTGCGGTCGAGAAGTTCGACTACACCAAGGGCTACAAGTTCTCGACGTACGCCACGTGGTGGATCCGTCAGGCCATCACCCGTGCGATGGCCGACCAGGCCCGCACCATCCGCATCCCGGTGCACATGGTCGAGGTCATCAACAAGCTGGCCCGTGTGCAGCGGCAGATGCTCCAGGACCTGGGTCGCGAGCCCACCCCGGAGGAGCTGGCCAAGGAACTCGACATGACCCCCGAGAAGGTCGTCGAGGTCCAGAAGTACGGCCGCGAGCCCATCTCGCTGCACACCCCGCTCGGCGAGGACGGTGACAGCGAGTTCGGAGACCTCATCGAGGACTCCGAGGCGGTCGTGCCGGCGGACGCCGTGAGCTTCACGCTGCTGCAGGAGCAGTTGCACTCGGTGCTGGACACGCTCTCCGAGCGCGAGGCCGGGGTCGTCTCGATGCGCTTCGGTCTGACCGACGGCCAGCCCAAGACCCTTGACGAGATCGGCAAGGTCTACGGGGTGACACGTGAGCGAATCCGCCAGATCGAGTCCAAGACGATGAGCAAGCTGCGCCACCCGAGCCGCAGCCAGGCCCTGCGCGACTACCTGGACTGA
- a CDS encoding universal stress protein codes for MTIVVGFVPTKEGRAALARAVEEARLRQSKLVVINSNRGGRDYDDDTSQTAEAELQRVTDELSGHGLELEVRQLVRGNEPAEDLIAVANGTDADLIVIGLRRRTPVGKLILGSNAQRILLDAPCAVLAVKG; via the coding sequence GTGACCATCGTCGTCGGGTTCGTACCGACCAAGGAAGGGCGGGCAGCCCTCGCCCGAGCGGTCGAGGAGGCGAGGTTGCGCCAGTCCAAGCTCGTCGTCATCAACTCCAACCGTGGTGGTCGGGACTACGACGACGACACGAGCCAGACTGCCGAGGCCGAGCTCCAGCGCGTCACCGACGAGCTGAGTGGCCACGGCCTCGAGCTCGAGGTCCGCCAGCTCGTGCGTGGCAACGAGCCCGCCGAGGACCTCATCGCCGTCGCCAATGGCACCGACGCCGACCTGATCGTCATCGGCCTGCGGCGCCGCACCCCGGTCGGGAAGCTGATCCTGGGCTCCAACGCCCAGCGCATTCTGCTCGACGCTCCCTGTGCGGTGCTCGCCGTCAAAGGCTGA
- the metX gene encoding homoserine O-acetyltransferase MetX, with the protein MTATPTRSTSAVWRAGDPVGDRLFAAVGDLSLERGGVLPDVTVAYETWGTLSPSGDNAVLVEHALTGDSHVVGEVGPGHASPGWWPGLIGPGAPLDTNELFVVASNVLGGCQGSTGPASADPDGRPWGGRFPFITIRDQVAAEVALADALGIERWHGVLGGSMGGMRALEWATGQAERVERTLVLASTPYATADQVAWCLPQLLAIRSDPAYRGGDYYGYEDWPVTGMGIARRIAHTTYRHEGELDDRFGRSPRAGEDPLGGGGRYDVESYLDHHAAKLARRFDPNSYVVLTEAMNSHDVGRGRGGVASALRAYRGALHVAGVTTDRLYPLRLSEAMVAARTGTEFSVIESRFGHDGFLIETDQVGAVIARSLGTA; encoded by the coding sequence ATGACAGCCACCCCCACGAGGTCCACCTCGGCGGTCTGGCGTGCAGGCGACCCCGTCGGGGACCGGTTGTTCGCGGCCGTGGGGGACCTGTCGCTCGAGCGCGGTGGGGTCCTGCCGGACGTGACCGTGGCCTACGAGACCTGGGGGACGCTCTCGCCATCGGGGGACAACGCCGTGCTCGTGGAGCACGCCCTCACCGGTGACAGCCACGTCGTGGGTGAGGTCGGCCCCGGGCACGCGTCACCCGGCTGGTGGCCGGGCCTGATCGGGCCGGGGGCGCCGCTGGACACCAACGAACTGTTCGTCGTGGCGAGCAATGTGCTCGGTGGGTGCCAGGGGAGCACGGGGCCGGCATCCGCGGACCCTGACGGTCGGCCGTGGGGAGGCCGGTTCCCCTTCATCACGATCCGCGATCAGGTGGCCGCGGAAGTGGCTCTGGCCGATGCGCTCGGGATCGAGCGGTGGCACGGGGTGCTCGGCGGGTCGATGGGCGGGATGCGTGCCCTGGAGTGGGCCACGGGCCAGGCCGAGCGCGTCGAACGCACCCTCGTGCTCGCGTCGACCCCGTACGCCACGGCCGACCAGGTGGCCTGGTGCCTGCCACAGCTCCTGGCGATCCGCTCCGATCCTGCGTACCGGGGCGGCGACTACTACGGGTACGAGGACTGGCCGGTCACGGGGATGGGCATCGCCCGGCGGATCGCCCACACCACCTACCGTCACGAGGGTGAGCTCGACGACCGGTTCGGCCGTTCGCCCAGGGCGGGCGAGGACCCGCTCGGTGGCGGAGGGCGCTACGACGTCGAGAGCTACCTTGACCACCACGCAGCCAAGCTCGCTCGGCGCTTCGACCCCAACAGCTACGTGGTGCTCACCGAGGCGATGAACAGCCACGACGTCGGGCGAGGCCGCGGGGGAGTGGCCAGCGCCCTCCGGGCCTACCGGGGAGCGCTGCACGTGGCCGGGGTGACCACCGACCGTCTGTACCCCCTGCGGTTGTCGGAGGCGATGGTGGCGGCCAGGACGGGCACCGAGTTCTCGGTGATCGAGTCGCGGTTCGGCCACGACGGCTTCCTCATCGAGACCGATCAGGTCGGTGCTGTCATCGCGCGCTCGCTCGGCACTGCCTGA
- a CDS encoding DUF4192 domain-containing protein, producing MTPDITLRGPGDIVSVLPYHLGYHPRDSVVVVSIRGRLLGLVARVDIPPPGREAEVATWLTGPMVRDGASAAIVVSFEDRVDASVPLSLAVADHLEQVGVDVLDVLVVRDGRRYSPRCDQDCCPAEGIALPDPADVVGVAEYVARGRAPLLSRSAVDDLVRADPVASTGVAAAIGAREGMPRRRLRRRSARAWAEVLRRPPTDGMARDGGGQRPSPTVVADLALGLHDIAWRDAVIAWLAPGVLPLADLHRGAVLLLESTMPSWGGMGFDGEPGEGSDEVLRRLVSLCRSLPDEAAQEAAAVCTVVAHVAWASGDGTIARAAIERAQLLAPDYRLAALLAKLIDGGIRFPAITTTEGVTQGGDDRLGRAG from the coding sequence ATGACACCAGACATCACCCTTCGAGGGCCGGGCGACATCGTCTCGGTCCTGCCCTATCACCTGGGCTACCACCCGCGCGACAGCGTCGTGGTCGTCTCCATCCGTGGCCGTCTCCTCGGGCTCGTCGCCCGGGTCGACATCCCACCACCCGGTCGTGAGGCCGAGGTCGCCACCTGGCTCACCGGGCCGATGGTCCGCGACGGCGCCAGCGCGGCCATCGTCGTGTCGTTCGAGGACCGGGTCGACGCGAGCGTCCCCCTCTCGCTCGCGGTGGCCGACCACCTCGAGCAGGTGGGCGTCGATGTGCTCGACGTCCTGGTCGTCAGGGACGGCCGGCGCTACTCCCCGCGCTGTGACCAGGACTGCTGTCCTGCGGAAGGAATCGCCCTTCCGGACCCGGCCGATGTGGTGGGCGTGGCCGAGTACGTCGCACGAGGGCGCGCCCCGCTGCTCTCGCGCAGCGCGGTCGACGACCTGGTCCGGGCCGACCCCGTCGCCAGCACGGGTGTGGCCGCCGCGATCGGGGCACGCGAGGGGATGCCGCGTCGCCGGTTGCGTCGTCGCTCCGCGCGGGCGTGGGCGGAGGTCCTGCGCCGACCGCCTACCGACGGTATGGCCCGCGATGGTGGTGGGCAGCGCCCGTCGCCGACCGTCGTTGCGGACCTCGCGCTCGGGTTGCACGACATCGCCTGGCGCGATGCCGTCATCGCGTGGCTGGCTCCCGGGGTGCTGCCGCTCGCCGACCTCCACCGCGGTGCCGTGCTTCTGCTGGAGTCGACGATGCCCTCGTGGGGAGGGATGGGCTTCGACGGCGAGCCGGGCGAGGGCAGTGACGAGGTGCTGCGGCGGTTGGTCTCGCTGTGCCGCTCGCTGCCGGACGAGGCAGCGCAGGAGGCGGCGGCCGTCTGCACGGTCGTGGCCCATGTGGCCTGGGCCAGCGGGGACGGAACGATCGCGCGTGCAGCGATCGAGCGGGCGCAACTCCTCGCTCCCGACTACCGCCTGGCCGCGCTCCTCGCGAAACTCATCGACGGCGGCATCCGATTTCCCGCCATCACCACGACGGAGGGGGTGACGCAGGGCGGCGACGACAGGTTGGGCCGCGCGGGCTGA